The proteins below come from a single Bombyx mori chromosome 7, ASM3026992v2 genomic window:
- the LOC101743749 gene encoding cytochrome c oxidase subunit 5B, mitochondrial: MLLKSLHGVSRLGVRFYRKLIDPLDLLTGIEKRELLAHLAGDCDPFRILSIKKGPGTRERPNLIPSSNSSRLICCHCTESDNHLKFMWLHQGDPKRCGCGYWFELCPIAPL; encoded by the exons ATGTTATTAAAATCGTTGCACGGCGTCTCGAGGCTTGGAGTCCGATTCTATAGAAAACTAATTGACCCTTTGGACCTTTTGACCGGCATCGAGAAACGTGAATTACTCGCGCATTTAGCGGGAGATTGCGATCCATTCCGTATTCTTTCCATCAAGAAAG GACCCGGAACACGCGAGCGTCCGAACTTGATACCCAGCTCAAACTCATCTCGTCTCATTTGCTGTCATTGTACCGAGTCGGACAACCATCTGAAATTTATGTGGCTACACCAAGGAGATCCAAAACGATGCGGCTGTGGATACTGGTTTGAATTATGTCCAATTGCACCGCTTTGA
- the CPR71 gene encoding cuticular protein RR-2 motif 71 precursor (The RefSeq protein has 3 substitutions, 1 frameshift compared to this genomic sequence): protein MAFKLAVLVCAFATVRAGFVPAAYTAHPAPVAYAAAPVVHAAPAAHLIHASPVAYAAPFAKVAAVAPVAKVEEYDAHPQYSFAYDVQDSLTGDSKTQHETRDGDVVQGSYSVVDPDGTKRTVDYTADPHNGFNAVVHKEPLAHVAKVAKIAAPLTYAAVPLCTPRPLCTPLLLCMPLPWPTLLQSTIINVLSLVNQNRRVFMN, encoded by the exons ATGGCCTTCAAG CTCGCTGTCCTGGTCTGCGCATTTGCGGCTGTTCGAGCAGGCTTTGTTCCTGCGGCATACACCGCACATCCTGCTCCAGTCGCATATGCAGCTGCTCCCGTGGTACATGCTGCTCCGGCTGCTCATCTCATACACGCTAGTCCCGTAGCGTACGCCGCCCCATTCGCCAAAGTTGCCGCTGTCGCCCCGGTCGCTAAAGTCGAGGAATACGACGCTCATCCTCAGTACAGCTTCGCTTACGACGTGCAAGACAGTCTAACTGGTGACTCGAAGACTCAACACGAGACCCGCGATGGCGACGTCGTTCAAGGCTCCTACTCCGTCGTTGACCCCGATGGCACCAAGCGCACTGTTGACTACACCGCCGACCCCCACAACGGTTTCAATGCTGTCGTGCACAAGGAGCCCCTCGCCCACGTTGCTAAAGTTGCCAAAATTGCCGCCCCTCTGACCTATGCCGCAG TCCCCTTGTGCACGCCGCACCCGTTGTGCACGCCGCTCCTATTGTGCACGCCGCTCCCGTGGCCTACTCTGCTCCAATCTACCATCATTAATGTCTTGTCACTAGTCAATCAAAACCGACGAGtatttatgaattaa